The Alysiella filiformis sequence TTTTGATGAGAAGACGATTTGTTGGGCATTGCCACAGTCGGCTTTTCAGGCAGGCTGCGTGGCAAAGACAAAGCAGGCGCAATCGGCACTTTATCGTAAGCACCATATTCCAATTCATGCCACAAATGATACAACTCATCGTTTTCTTGGGGCGCAATTTCAGGCAGCGCGGCGGCATTTTCGGGGGGCAAAGCCACATCGTCCGACACCTTGGGTGCAGGCGCAAACACCGCCCTACCCGTTTCGCCTATGCCGTTCATGTCGGAAATTTCGCACAAACTGCCCACTTTTTGCGTGGTATAAACAGGTTTGCCATTGACAACGCAAATGTAGGTGGCTGCCTGAACAGGCATCATCGCCGCCAAAAAAAACCACACAGCCCAACGCATTTCGTATCCCCCACACAAAATCAGGCATTGTAAAACACCATTGTGTGAAATACCGTTAAAAATCGCCATATTGCCCAATCAACCCAAATGCCATTAGAATGACCGCCTGATTGTTCAACGAGACCCCCACCATGGCAAGCACACACAAAGTCGCCAAAGGCGAAACCCTATTTGGTATCGCCAAAAAATACGGTTTAAGCGTAGATGAACTGAAAGCACTCAATGGCTTAAAAGACAACAACTTGAAAATTGGGCAAACCCTCATCGTCCAAAAAAACCCAGCCAGCAGCCCGAAACCCACCGCCAACAACCCCATTTCAGGCAGCACCCACACCGTTCAGGCAGGCGAAACCCTGTTTTCCATTGCCCGCAAATACGGCATCACCGTTGCGCTGCTCAAAACCCTCAACGCGCTCAAAAACAATGTGTTGAAATTGGGTCAAATTTTAAAAATCAATCGCACATCGCCCAACACCAACGCCACCTCCTACACCCCACCCAGCAGCAGCCCAGCCCCCACCGACAGCATCAGCCAACAAAAAATCCAATTTGGCATCAACTTCACAGGCGGCATCATCACAGGCATGAGCGACAACGAAACCCGCGCCTACGCCGCCAACGTAGCCTACACCGAATCCCGTTTCCGCCACCAAATTGAAAACGACTACGGCTACCTT is a genomic window containing:
- a CDS encoding LysM peptidoglycan-binding domain-containing protein; translated protein: MASTHKVAKGETLFGIAKKYGLSVDELKALNGLKDNNLKIGQTLIVQKNPASSPKPTANNPISGSTHTVQAGETLFSIARKYGITVALLKTLNALKNNVLKLGQILKINRTSPNTNATSYTPPSSSPAPTDSISQQKIQFGINFTGGIITGMSDNETRAYAANVAYTESRFRHQIENDYGYLGLYQFGAAALVEAGLIQRSRYQAAVQIHGSKLANGANASIHKAFIADSSNWAAGHSKQHFLNNPHIQHQAFVAYTNNNIQYATPAAKRAMQGNLAKIAAYMKMAHLLGPSRASEGTVNPNFDASDKNQTSMQQYGLGAANEIRTLAQQIAQRR